One Sodalis praecaptivus DNA segment encodes these proteins:
- a CDS encoding PTS sugar transporter subunit IIA — protein sequence MREIYIASHGEYARGIVSGLSLLIGDDHGVTPICAYCGDISNTAELEQYLDNLTLDAAGRGNEVILFTDMLGGSVNNTAILVMMRHPQLHVIAGANLIMLMEFCLSEQPTTALRITAAIAMATDAMCYVNRLPEILLAADAGASDEHDNNDDFFSTKALS from the coding sequence ATGCGAGAAATCTATATCGCGAGCCACGGAGAATATGCCAGAGGTATCGTTTCCGGTCTCAGCTTATTAATTGGCGACGATCATGGCGTCACACCCATTTGCGCCTACTGCGGCGATATCAGCAATACCGCCGAACTGGAGCAGTACCTGGATAATTTGACGCTGGACGCCGCGGGTCGTGGAAACGAGGTCATTCTTTTTACCGATATGCTCGGCGGCAGCGTCAATAACACCGCGATCCTGGTGATGATGCGCCACCCGCAACTTCATGTCATTGCGGGGGCAAACCTCATCATGCTGATGGAATTTTGTCTATCGGAACAGCCGACGACGGCGCTACGCATTACGGCGGCCATTGCCATGGCCACCGACGCCATGTGCTACGTTAACCGACTGCCGGAAATCCTGCTTGCTGCTGATGCTGGCGCCTCCGATGAACACGATAACAATGATGATTTTTTTTCCACCAAGGCGTTGTCATGA
- a CDS encoding sigma 54-interacting transcriptional regulator gives MTMTAKEKIYQNIVARYAHHHAGFTAQDCAQFLVVNRSVISHYLNRLCEDGKLCKHPGRPVRFYIAAADGCAVTAMPPRRQDVFSKLIGDEGSLREQVALCRSAVDYPSGGLPLLLVGESGVGKSFVAGIIHRYAQERGVIKPDKALIELNCADYANNPELLSAMLFGYIKGAFTGADREKNGLLDEAHDGFLFLDEVHRLSAENQEKLFLFMDKGYFHRLGDNRVKHPAHIRFIFATTENTDHVLLNTFRRRIPIKVELPNFASRPLTERVALVEDFFLREAQCLEQNITLSTALLNQLVTSPIRGNIGELKNQIKVLCATAWSESAPGQTLIVNSASPCEPLSRDDTTTFHWQTEGRTGLTVSALLPKAMTDDVIFQEFCHSGNVLLLIRKLEHRLSAISGILPHPQWYAGYLWQKVTYAVDELEELSGQEIGQDGRKAIYLCLNYALHQQSDAATLEQLNDITDYVAQKARMLAQETIRLLHQHVTEQPLPLLMPLLGTVFTRQVGDDDVIQGIIVAHGRATATSIAGIANKLSGGFYLKAFDMPYSVSTRAIIDRLIDHLNNFTTRGGLIILVDMGSLKEIYQEIKLHLHCELLVVNNVSTAMALDIAGKIQHRVPMKAIIEGLQGAYEIEARYYQGLLPGNKIIISCISGEGIAKKLKDIVQRYLAGENIEIITLEYDDLKWKIAHDAQALNGTRLIITTTDLEAGYLPSLSVHQLVKEKASVLRQKYFTDLVSPTALEPMIDEVVKLFTVEGVAGRLNFLNPSVVIDEVEAVIKQYESFYKRHFESYLRMNLFMHIALMIERLMVNAGMDNRDQATLTEPQHQFVALQPTFYQALVRKYHIALPLTEMLMVYEIMEPWIDPD, from the coding sequence ATCACTATGACCGCCAAAGAAAAAATCTATCAAAACATCGTCGCGCGCTATGCGCATCATCATGCCGGTTTCACCGCCCAGGATTGCGCCCAATTCCTGGTCGTCAACCGCAGCGTTATTAGCCACTATCTCAACCGCCTGTGTGAGGATGGCAAACTGTGCAAACACCCCGGCCGTCCGGTGCGGTTTTATATCGCGGCCGCCGACGGGTGCGCCGTCACGGCGATGCCGCCACGCCGTCAGGATGTTTTTAGCAAGCTTATCGGGGATGAGGGCAGCCTGCGCGAACAGGTCGCGCTTTGCCGTTCAGCCGTTGACTACCCTTCCGGCGGTCTGCCGCTGCTGTTGGTCGGCGAAAGCGGTGTGGGTAAGAGTTTTGTCGCAGGCATCATCCACCGCTATGCGCAGGAACGTGGCGTGATAAAACCCGATAAAGCGCTGATAGAGTTGAACTGTGCGGATTACGCGAATAATCCCGAACTGCTTTCCGCGATGCTCTTTGGCTATATCAAAGGGGCCTTTACCGGCGCCGATCGGGAAAAAAACGGCTTACTCGATGAAGCCCACGACGGTTTCCTATTTTTAGATGAAGTTCATCGCCTGTCCGCCGAGAATCAAGAAAAGCTGTTCTTGTTTATGGATAAAGGCTATTTTCATCGATTGGGCGACAACCGGGTGAAACACCCGGCCCATATCCGCTTCATCTTCGCCACCACTGAAAATACCGATCACGTATTACTCAACACTTTCCGGCGTCGCATTCCGATCAAGGTAGAATTGCCCAACTTCGCCTCACGCCCGTTGACGGAAAGAGTCGCTTTGGTGGAAGATTTTTTTCTGCGCGAAGCACAGTGCCTTGAGCAGAATATTACTCTCAGCACGGCCTTGTTAAATCAACTGGTGACGTCCCCCATTCGCGGCAATATTGGCGAGTTGAAAAATCAGATTAAAGTGCTGTGTGCCACCGCCTGGAGCGAAAGCGCTCCCGGGCAGACGCTGATAGTCAATTCCGCCTCGCCTTGTGAACCGCTGTCCCGCGACGACACGACAACGTTTCACTGGCAAACCGAAGGGCGCACCGGCCTGACGGTGTCTGCCCTATTGCCGAAAGCGATGACGGACGACGTTATCTTCCAGGAATTTTGTCACAGCGGGAATGTGTTACTCCTGATCCGCAAACTGGAACACCGCTTATCCGCCATCAGCGGCATTCTCCCTCATCCGCAATGGTACGCCGGTTACCTATGGCAGAAGGTCACGTATGCGGTAGATGAGTTAGAAGAGCTGAGCGGGCAGGAAATCGGCCAAGACGGACGCAAGGCCATTTACCTCTGCCTAAATTATGCTTTGCATCAGCAGTCCGACGCGGCGACGTTAGAGCAGCTCAACGATATCACCGACTATGTCGCGCAAAAAGCACGCATGCTGGCGCAAGAGACCATCCGATTGCTGCACCAGCATGTGACGGAACAGCCGCTGCCTTTGTTAATGCCGCTACTCGGCACCGTCTTCACGCGTCAGGTCGGCGATGACGATGTTATTCAGGGGATAATCGTCGCCCACGGCAGGGCAACCGCGACCAGTATCGCCGGTATTGCCAATAAGTTAAGCGGTGGATTTTATCTTAAAGCTTTCGATATGCCCTATTCCGTCTCGACGCGAGCTATCATTGATCGCCTGATTGACCATCTCAACAATTTCACGACCCGCGGCGGGTTGATTATTCTGGTGGATATGGGCTCGTTAAAGGAGATATATCAGGAAATTAAATTGCATCTCCATTGTGAGCTGCTGGTGGTCAATAATGTCAGTACCGCTATGGCGCTGGATATCGCCGGCAAAATTCAACATCGCGTACCGATGAAAGCCATTATCGAAGGGCTCCAGGGCGCCTATGAGATTGAAGCACGGTATTATCAGGGGCTGCTGCCGGGCAATAAAATAATCATTTCATGCATTTCAGGCGAAGGCATCGCCAAAAAGCTTAAGGATATCGTTCAGCGCTACCTGGCAGGTGAAAACATAGAGATTATTACCCTGGAGTATGATGATCTAAAATGGAAAATCGCCCACGACGCGCAGGCCCTCAACGGCACGCGATTGATTATCACCACCACCGATCTTGAAGCGGGTTACCTGCCGTCATTAAGCGTCCATCAGTTGGTAAAAGAGAAAGCATCCGTGCTGCGGCAGAAGTACTTTACCGATCTTGTCAGCCCGACCGCGCTGGAACCAATGATTGATGAGGTTGTTAAGCTATTTACCGTTGAAGGCGTCGCCGGCAGGCTGAACTTCCTTAATCCTTCGGTGGTTATCGACGAGGTGGAGGCGGTGATCAAACAATATGAGTCTTTTTATAAACGCCATTTTGAAAGCTACCTACGAATGAATCTCTTCATGCACATTGCGTTAATGATAGAACGCTTGATGGTCAACGCCGGCATGGACAACCGCGACCAGGCTACGCTTACCGAGCCCCAGCACCAATTTGTCGCGTTACAGCCGACCTTTTATCAAGCGCTGGTACGCAAATATCATATCGCCCTGCCGTTAACCGAAATGTTGATGGTTTATGAAATTATGGAGCCCTGGATCGATCCCGACTAA
- a CDS encoding PTS sugar transporter subunit IIB, translating to MISLIRLDDRLIHGQVAVVWTKYLGVNRILVANDHIINNDVQKMSLRMAAPDTAKCAIMAVDEAKEVLNDPRAVNMKIMVIINHPADARRIIEHLPAIKTLNIANYGRITDNLAAKTRVADTVYVTPEDIADFMAIAARGVSVEYQVLPSHPVKNFIEMLKSA from the coding sequence ATGATTTCATTGATTCGGCTGGATGACCGTCTCATCCATGGTCAAGTCGCCGTGGTCTGGACCAAATATTTAGGGGTCAACCGCATACTGGTGGCCAACGATCACATTATTAATAATGATGTACAAAAAATGTCGCTGCGCATGGCGGCGCCCGATACGGCGAAATGCGCCATTATGGCCGTCGACGAGGCTAAAGAGGTCCTCAACGATCCGAGGGCCGTCAATATGAAGATTATGGTGATTATTAACCATCCGGCCGATGCCAGGCGGATTATCGAACACCTCCCCGCCATAAAAACGCTTAACATCGCCAATTATGGGCGTATTACCGATAACCTGGCGGCGAAAACCCGTGTGGCCGATACCGTCTATGTTACCCCGGAAGACATCGCTGATTTTATGGCGATTGCCGCGCGGGGCGTCAGCGTGGAATATCAAGTGCTGCCGTCGCATCCGGTCAAAAATTTCATCGAGATGTTGAAATCCGCTTAA
- the azuC gene encoding stress response protein AzuC encodes MKFRNFIKKILASYLNTVKDVPPGAMM; translated from the coding sequence ATGAAATTCCGTAACTTTATCAAAAAAATCCTGGCGTCTTACCTGAACACCGTTAAAGATGTGCCGCCCGGCGCCATGATGTAA
- a CDS encoding AraC family transcriptional regulator: MPGMPANVHLETNRAQFRLPPGLEGVELYRAHMLSHTFEPHSHDAFGLGLIDAGAERFRYRGALHLAPRQSLVMMNPDELHTGEAVTEEGWRYRMIYIAPPTLFALSGESGWWFGDAVRQDPARALVLSRLLDALWHGQDALCCAGLLLEIACLLRPHARVAERPQQAAPHRLDRVRDYIVAYYAHVITLKEMASLVSLSPYHFLRQFKARFHATPHQMLMAYRLNQAKRMLARGMAAADVAAAVGLADQAHLTRAFALRYGTTPVRYQKQVVSAAC; this comes from the coding sequence ATGCCAGGCATGCCAGCCAACGTTCACCTTGAAACAAACCGTGCCCAGTTCCGTTTGCCGCCTGGTCTGGAGGGCGTGGAGCTTTACCGGGCGCATATGCTGAGCCATACCTTTGAACCTCATAGCCATGATGCGTTTGGCTTAGGTCTTATCGACGCTGGGGCGGAACGGTTCCGCTATCGCGGCGCGTTGCACCTTGCTCCCCGCCAATCGCTGGTGATGATGAATCCCGACGAGCTGCATACCGGCGAGGCGGTGACCGAGGAAGGCTGGCGTTATCGGATGATATACATTGCACCGCCTACGCTTTTTGCGCTCAGCGGCGAGAGTGGATGGTGGTTTGGCGACGCGGTACGCCAGGATCCGGCGCGCGCCCTCGTCTTATCGCGGCTGCTGGATGCACTGTGGCACGGTCAGGATGCGCTTTGCTGCGCCGGCCTGTTGCTCGAGATAGCCTGTTTGTTGCGTCCCCATGCGCGCGTGGCGGAGCGGCCGCAGCAGGCGGCGCCGCACCGTCTCGATAGGGTCCGCGACTACATCGTGGCGTATTATGCCCACGTCATCACCCTCAAAGAAATGGCGAGTCTGGTCTCTTTGAGCCCCTACCATTTTTTGCGTCAATTCAAAGCGCGGTTTCACGCTACGCCCCATCAGATGCTAATGGCCTACCGGTTGAACCAGGCCAAACGGATGCTCGCGCGCGGTATGGCGGCGGCTGACGTTGCCGCCGCCGTGGGCTTGGCCGATCAGGCGCATCTTACCCGCGCATTTGCTTTACGTTACGGTACTACGCCGGTCCGCTATCAAAAGCAGGTGGTGTCGGCGGCATGCTGA
- a CDS encoding helix-turn-helix domain-containing protein, with translation MITRPSYLDVFCRRLKQARQAKGLSQKQLGIAAGIDEFVASTRINRYEKGVHEANIQIAQHLATVLDVPLAYLYTEDDELAELMLIFLALAKPGRGEVMNVARRQRSE, from the coding sequence ATGATCACACGACCCTCTTATCTCGATGTTTTTTGCCGGCGGTTGAAACAGGCGCGGCAGGCCAAGGGGCTCTCTCAGAAGCAGTTGGGTATTGCGGCGGGAATCGATGAATTTGTCGCCAGTACGCGTATCAATCGCTATGAGAAGGGCGTCCATGAGGCCAACATTCAGATTGCCCAGCATTTGGCAACGGTACTCGACGTGCCTCTCGCTTACCTGTATACCGAAGACGATGAGCTTGCGGAGTTGATGCTTATCTTTCTGGCGCTGGCGAAGCCGGGTCGTGGGGAAGTGATGAACGTCGCGCGCCGCCAGCGATCAGAGTAA
- a CDS encoding DMT family transporter, which translates to MITGIFFALGAGLLWGLIFVGPLLVPDYPGALQSAGRYVAFGLIALPLAWYDRHRLKRLQRQDWVEAVKLSLVGNLIYYTCLSSAIQRTGAPISTMIIGTLPVVLAVSANVAYGRDEGTLPWGRLSPALLLIAAGLVCVNAAELSQSTQPFHLLRYLSGIALALIAVVCWTWYPLRNARWLRRHPCHKPTTWATAQGLATLPLAAAAYGMICLGLGFTHPTFSLPFGPRPLVFVPLMIAIGLLCSWLGAFCWNEASQRLPTVLVGPLIVFETLAGLTYTFLLRQAWPPMLSLTGIACLIIGVAYAVSIKPQPVKKIVSL; encoded by the coding sequence ATGATAACAGGGATATTTTTCGCGCTTGGCGCGGGCTTATTATGGGGACTGATTTTCGTGGGTCCCCTGCTGGTACCGGATTACCCCGGCGCCTTGCAATCAGCGGGGCGCTATGTCGCCTTTGGGCTTATCGCCCTGCCGCTGGCCTGGTATGACCGGCATCGGTTAAAGCGGTTGCAGCGACAGGATTGGGTGGAGGCGGTGAAATTATCGCTGGTCGGTAATTTGATTTATTACACCTGCCTGAGCAGCGCCATACAGCGCACGGGAGCGCCGATTTCCACCATGATTATCGGCACGCTACCGGTAGTACTGGCGGTGAGCGCCAATGTCGCCTACGGTCGTGACGAAGGCACATTGCCGTGGGGGCGGCTGTCGCCGGCTTTATTATTAATCGCCGCCGGTCTGGTGTGCGTGAACGCCGCCGAGTTAAGTCAGAGCACGCAGCCGTTCCACCTGTTGCGCTATTTGAGCGGCATTGCCCTGGCGCTAATCGCCGTGGTGTGCTGGACCTGGTATCCCTTGCGCAACGCGCGCTGGCTACGGCGCCACCCCTGCCATAAACCCACTACCTGGGCCACGGCGCAGGGGCTTGCTACGCTGCCGCTGGCCGCGGCGGCCTATGGGATGATTTGCCTGGGTCTGGGGTTCACCCATCCGACGTTCTCCCTGCCGTTCGGTCCGCGGCCGCTGGTGTTCGTGCCGTTGATGATCGCCATCGGTTTGCTGTGCTCCTGGTTGGGGGCGTTTTGCTGGAACGAGGCAAGCCAGCGCTTGCCCACGGTGCTGGTGGGGCCGCTTATCGTATTTGAAACGCTGGCCGGCCTGACCTATACCTTTTTGCTGCGACAGGCATGGCCGCCGATGTTATCCCTTACCGGCATCGCCTGCCTGATCATCGGCGTCGCCTATGCGGTCAGTATCAAACCGCAGCCGGTGAAAAAAATCGTTTCGCTCTAA
- a CDS encoding PTS system mannose/fructose/sorbose family transporter subunit IID, with amino-acid sequence MTDNTLSQAAAGQETKETSKMFRQLFFRQFQLLGSMNYTRMEGLSYGWTLAPMLKKIYPQPQQYLEALKRNSQFFNTNQALAPFIMGLTLSMEKENATNPAFDTSSINGIKVALMGPFAGIGDSFFYGVLRIIATGIAIGLASQGNFLGPLLYLLVYNIPNLLVRYYGGVMGYRLGSKYIAQATESGLLGCITKAATIMGLMMVGAMSAVMVKFATTYKTTIAGQPFVLQDLLDKICVGLIPLLLVLGCFYLLQKKISPNSVLLLLIVLGFAAAAAGLI; translated from the coding sequence ATGACTGACAACACGCTCTCCCAGGCAGCCGCCGGACAGGAGACCAAAGAAACCAGCAAAATGTTCCGCCAACTGTTTTTTCGCCAGTTCCAGCTGCTTGGGTCAATGAACTATACCCGTATGGAGGGACTCAGCTATGGCTGGACGCTGGCCCCAATGCTCAAAAAAATCTACCCCCAGCCGCAACAATATCTGGAAGCGTTAAAGCGCAACAGTCAGTTTTTTAATACCAATCAAGCGTTGGCGCCCTTTATTATGGGGTTGACGCTATCGATGGAAAAAGAGAATGCGACTAATCCGGCCTTTGATACATCCAGTATTAATGGTATCAAAGTCGCTTTGATGGGGCCTTTCGCCGGGATCGGCGACTCTTTCTTCTACGGCGTACTGCGCATCATCGCCACCGGTATCGCGATTGGTTTGGCATCGCAGGGTAATTTTTTGGGACCGCTGCTTTATCTGCTGGTCTACAATATCCCGAATCTTCTGGTGCGCTATTACGGCGGTGTCATGGGCTATCGCCTTGGCTCTAAATATATCGCCCAAGCGACCGAATCCGGGTTGCTGGGGTGCATTACCAAGGCCGCTACGATAATGGGGTTAATGATGGTGGGTGCGATGAGCGCCGTCATGGTCAAGTTTGCCACCACCTATAAAACCACCATCGCCGGCCAGCCTTTTGTATTACAAGACCTGCTGGATAAGATCTGCGTAGGGCTCATTCCGCTACTGCTGGTATTGGGATGCTTCTATTTGCTACAGAAAAAAATCAGCCCTAATAGCGTATTATTGCTGCTCATCGTGTTAGGTTTTGCCGCCGCCGCAGCAGGTCTTATCTAG
- a CDS encoding PTS mannose/fructose/sorbose/N-acetylgalactosamine transporter subunit IIC, with protein sequence MITQALLVALVLYIAKFSDHGLGQPLVERPLICGAMVGVVLGDFQQGIIIGASLELIFLGTITIGGSVPADLAVGSVLASAFTILTKAEPAVAVALALPISLLAVFVYQVEKLIYTGLVEKYDALLNAGRDKAALGMTFGMMLFYGVPFAIIAFFGILYGTDVIRSLVESIPPTVMRGMTAVGGILPALGFAILLKSLWNKQLAAFFFIGFALAAYLQLPIMGIAILAGAVAVYLCFTEFNQLKMFNSLKVTTTAPAAVDDKEGFFND encoded by the coding sequence ATGATCACACAAGCCTTACTCGTCGCTCTGGTGTTATATATCGCAAAATTCAGCGATCACGGCCTGGGGCAACCGCTGGTGGAACGCCCTCTGATCTGTGGCGCAATGGTGGGTGTTGTATTGGGGGATTTCCAGCAGGGCATTATCATTGGCGCCTCGCTTGAGCTAATTTTCCTCGGCACCATTACTATTGGCGGGTCGGTTCCCGCCGATCTGGCGGTGGGCTCCGTACTGGCTTCGGCCTTCACTATTTTGACCAAGGCCGAACCGGCGGTGGCGGTAGCGCTGGCATTGCCCATTAGCCTGCTGGCGGTCTTTGTTTATCAGGTCGAAAAGTTGATTTATACCGGATTGGTGGAAAAATACGATGCGTTGTTGAATGCCGGTCGCGATAAAGCGGCATTAGGCATGACCTTCGGCATGATGCTGTTTTACGGCGTGCCTTTCGCCATCATCGCTTTTTTTGGCATTTTGTATGGGACGGACGTTATCCGTTCGCTGGTGGAAAGTATTCCGCCCACCGTAATGCGCGGCATGACCGCGGTCGGCGGTATTTTGCCGGCATTGGGATTCGCCATTTTGCTTAAATCGCTATGGAACAAACAGCTGGCGGCATTCTTCTTTATCGGCTTCGCGCTGGCGGCGTACTTGCAATTGCCCATTATGGGCATAGCCATCCTGGCAGGCGCGGTAGCGGTCTACTTATGCTTTACCGAATTCAATCAACTCAAAATGTTCAACAGCTTAAAAGTCACCACAACCGCACCCGCCGCCGTGGACGATAAAGAGGGGTTTTTCAATGACTGA
- a CDS encoding glycoside hydrolase family 88 protein, translating into MNRVILEPLATRFQRTPARLNQSELAQAIQQVLAKIDAQLPRFSSTFPAACAVDGRYLAVEKVDWTEGFWTGLLWLAFQVTGDDKYRRVAERFLDDFALRLAKGIHIDTHDLGFLYQLSCVNAWKITGNVHAREIALTAAEHLYRRYNATAGVIQAWGDLRDPARQGRMIIDCNLNLPLLFWAANETGNSAYRTAAATHLRQAARYLVRDDASTFHTYYLDIHTGNALGGDTHQGFSDNSCWARGQAWGIYGFALGFNYTGDPQLPILTRKLTHYFLNRLPDDFICYWDLIFTDQDRAWRDTSAAAIAVCGMLELLKQLPQTDEYRSAYLHAVATIMRQLQQRYSTGQEDGLLREGVYNYGRNMGINVANLWGDYFYFEALVRLSQPWSPYW; encoded by the coding sequence ATGAACAGGGTAATATTAGAACCTTTGGCGACGCGTTTTCAACGGACGCCCGCCCGTCTGAATCAAAGCGAACTAGCGCAGGCAATTCAGCAGGTACTGGCGAAAATAGACGCACAGTTGCCCCGCTTTAGCTCGACTTTCCCCGCCGCCTGCGCCGTAGACGGGCGCTATCTGGCGGTGGAGAAAGTAGATTGGACGGAAGGTTTCTGGACAGGTCTGCTTTGGCTTGCCTTTCAGGTGACCGGCGATGATAAATACCGCCGGGTGGCGGAGAGATTTCTCGATGATTTTGCCCTGCGGCTGGCTAAAGGTATTCATATCGATACACACGATTTGGGTTTCCTTTATCAGCTTTCCTGCGTGAACGCCTGGAAAATTACCGGCAACGTCCACGCCCGTGAAATTGCGTTAACGGCGGCAGAGCATTTGTATCGCCGCTATAACGCAACCGCCGGCGTCATTCAGGCATGGGGGGATTTACGCGATCCCGCGCGTCAAGGCAGAATGATTATCGATTGTAATCTGAATTTACCGCTACTGTTTTGGGCTGCCAACGAAACCGGCAATAGCGCCTATCGCACAGCCGCCGCGACCCATTTGCGTCAGGCTGCCCGCTATTTAGTGCGTGACGATGCGTCGACGTTCCACACTTATTATTTAGACATTCATACCGGCAACGCGCTGGGGGGCGATACCCACCAGGGCTTCAGCGATAATTCCTGCTGGGCGCGTGGTCAAGCTTGGGGCATCTACGGCTTCGCGCTAGGGTTTAATTACACCGGCGATCCACAGCTGCCGATATTAACCCGTAAATTAACGCACTATTTTCTAAATCGCTTGCCTGACGATTTCATTTGTTATTGGGATCTCATATTTACCGACCAAGATCGTGCCTGGCGTGATACTTCCGCCGCCGCTATTGCCGTGTGCGGCATGCTTGAACTGCTTAAACAACTCCCGCAGACCGACGAATATCGTTCAGCCTATCTGCATGCCGTAGCGACAATAATGCGTCAATTGCAGCAACGCTATAGCACCGGGCAGGAAGACGGGTTACTTCGTGAAGGCGTTTATAACTATGGTCGCAATATGGGCATCAATGTCGCCAATTTGTGGGGCGATTATTTTTATTTTGAAGCGTTAGTTCGCTTATCTCAACCCTGGTCGCCGTACTGGTAA
- a CDS encoding helix-turn-helix domain-containing protein, translating to MKEDWHKADIIAALRKRGTSLAALSRAFGLSSTTLSNTLHRPWPKGERVIAEVIGVPAAEIWPSRYYDHTGALRPRKEKAKGV from the coding sequence ATGAAGGAAGACTGGCACAAGGCTGATATTATAGCTGCATTACGTAAACGCGGTACTTCCCTGGCCGCCCTGTCCCGCGCCTTTGGCTTAAGCTCCACTACGTTGTCCAACACGCTGCACCGCCCGTGGCCTAAGGGGGAGAGAGTGATAGCCGAGGTTATCGGCGTGCCGGCGGCGGAGATCTGGCCGAGCCGCTATTATGATCATACCGGCGCGCTGCGGCCGAGAAAAGAAAAAGCCAAGGGCGTCTAA
- a CDS encoding acyltransferase, whose amino-acid sequence MRIYSIDFIKILSIYLVIVSHVTLYFLLQSPEDFGALAARQLGQFGVVMFYMASGYFLLNNRHSDQFSYAYNKAKNVGIALIFWLSFYYVYDNFFIASFTEVEHHDFLAFINLDTCMSDASHLWFLFSIINLYFLLPLLRFAFVKTQQKMLTNVIAALFVIANVSLVEKVLNAALGIADVIHPALLMSSQITGLLSFLLGGYLGLFFQPRHLSGRLTGGMLLLAIASFTLLVVLTQRWGIDFFYGKTYNLFLQVSAVSVFVLLLCSRVGRLEKMISHVGSKTLGIYLVHNIFIMEINGGWIHHTLYPKFRFLSAYGYIFCYSLLAFIASYLLCCLLSQSRWLNKLISL is encoded by the coding sequence TTGCGAATTTATAGCATTGATTTTATCAAAATCTTGTCGATTTATCTGGTCATCGTCTCCCACGTCACGCTCTATTTTCTATTGCAATCGCCGGAGGATTTTGGCGCGCTTGCCGCGCGACAATTAGGTCAGTTTGGTGTAGTGATGTTCTATATGGCCAGTGGCTATTTCTTGTTAAACAACCGGCACAGTGACCAGTTTTCCTATGCCTATAATAAAGCCAAAAACGTGGGCATTGCGCTCATCTTCTGGCTATCCTTTTATTATGTTTACGATAACTTCTTTATTGCGTCATTTACTGAAGTTGAACATCATGATTTTCTGGCATTTATTAATCTTGACACCTGCATGAGCGATGCCAGCCACTTATGGTTTTTATTTTCCATAATTAACCTTTATTTCCTTTTGCCGCTGCTCCGATTCGCTTTTGTCAAAACGCAGCAAAAAATGCTGACAAACGTCATCGCTGCTCTCTTTGTTATCGCTAACGTATCGTTAGTGGAAAAAGTGCTTAACGCGGCACTGGGCATCGCCGATGTTATCCACCCGGCGTTACTCATGTCGAGTCAAATAACGGGGCTGCTGAGCTTTTTACTGGGGGGCTACCTCGGCCTCTTTTTCCAGCCGCGCCACCTGTCAGGCAGGCTCACTGGCGGGATGCTACTCCTGGCGATAGCGAGTTTCACGCTACTGGTCGTCTTAACCCAGCGCTGGGGTATCGATTTCTTCTACGGTAAAACCTACAACCTTTTTCTCCAGGTATCCGCCGTCAGCGTTTTCGTCTTGCTGTTATGCAGCCGCGTCGGACGACTGGAAAAGATGATTTCCCACGTGGGCAGTAAAACTCTAGGCATTTATCTGGTGCATAATATATTCATTATGGAAATCAACGGCGGCTGGATTCATCACACCCTGTATCCAAAATTTCGTTTTTTGTCGGCCTACGGTTATATCTTTTGTTATTCGCTGCTGGCCTTTATCGCGTCCTACCTTCTTTGTTGCCTACTAAGCCAGAGCCGATGGCTGAATAAGCTCATCAGCTTATAG